The DNA window GAGATTCTTTTTTCAGTATTAGGTGATTGGGCGCACAGAATTGAATTTAACAAGACTTGGTTTTTCACAACTCACAGCTATTCTTTTAACAAATACTAGAGACAAAATCTGATAATATTGTTTTTTTCGCTAGGATGCCTTAAACATTTGAGACAAGTTATTGTTACTTGTTAGGTCTATTTTCAATTTCTTATCCAACAGGCCAACAGGGTCAAATTGTTATAGCCTGGTTGGCACACTTGGTGCTGGCATTAGTTGCTGTTGTAAGGATATACCAAACCCTGAAAGGACTAGAGGTCTAGAGCCCATCTGCTACACTATAAAACAATAGCAAAAACTGAATTGTACAACCAAGATGATCAACAAATGTCCACTGCTGCAGCATATGCAACTATAAAAGAGGAAAGACTAACTGATGAATGTCTAAACTAGTATGCCAACAAGATCCTGTTACATCATAAGTGGCTGGACGCCTGGACCGATTGATTGTCATGCTGAAATCAGATAGACTTCTTGTTGCCCTCTGTATTGCACAACTTAAATTGTTGTCAGGATTCGCTTGTAAAGTAAAATAAGGTGCCACCCACAGGGCCCGTGAAACGGAGGTAAACATCACTGTAAAGTTACCCAAACTCCAAAGTAATAGTTACTAGTAATAACAGAATTTAGCAAAGTTGATACTGATGAGATTCAGCTCCAAAAAGCAATTGCAAGAAATGTAAAAACTTCTGATGCTGCCACTAGTGTTGATAACCTGCTGCCATTTAACAGCACCGAATACTACCAACAGATGTGCATGGTCAAGCTTATTCCTAGTTCCTACCAGTGGCTAAGGAGACTAATCAGATGTAACAAAGCAAAACGCATAAATCGCATGTTTTACTGTAGCAGAAGGTGATTTACCAGTGGCACTACGATTCCTCCTTGATGTCTCCGGGGCAGGCTGTCAATTAGAGAAGGAAACATTCAGACCAGAGTACATACACAACAGAAAGAAGAGTAATCTGAAACAGATTAGGAGTAGCTGAAAGAAGAACGGCCACAGAAAACAATCATTTGGAGGCAAGGATCTGGGACCAGATCAAGGAATCACCTCGACCTCgatgacctcgtcgccggcatcgccgccgccgccgcccctctcgcCCCGCCGGCTCCACACCAGCTTGAAGATGGCACGGATCAGATCCTGCCCCCAGATCCCCAAAACAAGCCCCGTCAACGTACCGCATCAACCCCAAAACTGGATTTATTCCGATCAAAAGGAGGGGGTAGCTCACCGGATCGAAggtctcgccgccgcgcgccgcctcgtcctccaTCGCGGGTGGCTTCCGTTTCGCCCGGGCCGCGAGCGGGAAAACgccgggaggg is part of the Oryza glaberrima chromosome 4, OglaRS2, whole genome shotgun sequence genome and encodes:
- the LOC127771937 gene encoding protein MHF2 homolog, with the translated sequence MEDEAARGGETFDPDLIRAIFKLVWSRRGERGGGGGDAGDEVIEVEPAPETSRRNRSATANASALKVSCELLRIFVTEAVQRSAFIAEAEGTTTIEPTHLERVLPQLLLDF